A DNA window from Iodobacter ciconiae contains the following coding sequences:
- a CDS encoding GNAT family N-acetyltransferase, whose amino-acid sequence MQIVSCTYARHAEQILFIFNEAIANSTALYDYSLRPLASMVDWFADKEANNLPVLGIENEAGILLGFASYGAFRVRPAYKYSIEHSIYIQPDYRGQGLGKKLLLLIIEKAQQQGYHTLIGGIDAENIASIALHQQLGFSHAGTIKQSGFKFGRWLDLVFYQLILATPANPVDG is encoded by the coding sequence ATGCAGATTGTTTCTTGTACTTATGCACGGCATGCTGAACAGATTCTTTTTATATTTAATGAAGCAATTGCAAACTCCACTGCTCTTTATGATTATAGCCTTCGCCCTTTAGCCAGTATGGTGGATTGGTTTGCTGATAAAGAAGCAAATAATTTGCCGGTGCTGGGAATTGAAAATGAAGCGGGTATCTTATTGGGCTTTGCATCTTATGGTGCATTTCGTGTACGGCCTGCCTATAAATACTCGATTGAACATTCGATTTATATTCAACCTGATTATCGTGGGCAGGGTTTGGGTAAGAAACTATTACTGCTTATTATTGAAAAAGCCCAGCAGCAGGGCTATCACACCTTAATTGGCGGAATTGATGCAGAAAATATAGCGAGTATTGCTTTGCATCAGCAGCTTGGGTTTAGCCATGCAGGTACGATTAAACAATCAGGATTCAAATTTGGCCGCTGGCTGGATTTAGTTTTTTATCAGCTGATTCTGGCAACCCCGGCAAATCCGGTGGATGGTTAA
- the nagB gene encoding glucosamine-6-phosphate deaminase produces MILHKFKDQNELNRVGADLLLSIVRTKPNAILGMATGSTPVGIYQEIVKTYQQGLVSFKEVTTFNLDEYAGLSVTHPESYRSFMNSHLFNHIDILAENTYVPNGNADDLDEEGRRYDELIYQKGLVDMQILGIGHNGHIGFNEPDEALSRFTHKVTLKPETREANKRFFNSIDEVPTHALTMGMGSILHAKSILLVVKGAEKAEILDRTLNGPITTQVPASFLQTHPRVIVLTDCDVDYKRSHS; encoded by the coding sequence ATGATTTTACATAAATTCAAAGATCAAAATGAACTGAATCGTGTTGGTGCTGATTTATTGCTGTCTATTGTCCGTACTAAGCCCAATGCAATCCTGGGTATGGCAACAGGTAGTACCCCTGTTGGTATTTATCAGGAAATAGTAAAAACATATCAGCAGGGGCTGGTTAGTTTTAAAGAAGTAACAACATTTAATCTGGATGAATATGCTGGCTTGTCGGTGACTCATCCGGAATCATATCGTAGTTTTATGAATAGTCATTTGTTTAACCATATTGATATTCTTGCAGAAAATACCTATGTGCCTAATGGTAATGCAGATGATTTGGATGAAGAAGGCCGCCGTTATGATGAGCTGATTTATCAGAAAGGCCTGGTAGATATGCAGATTCTGGGTATCGGGCATAATGGGCATATCGGCTTTAATGAGCCTGATGAAGCATTATCCCGTTTTACACATAAAGTGACTTTAAAGCCGGAAACCCGTGAAGCAAATAAACGCTTTTTTAATAGTATTGATGAAGTACCAACCCATGCATTAACAATGGGCATGGGTTCTATTTTGCATGCGAAATCAATTTTGCTGGTTGTTAAAGGTGCAGAAAAAGCTGAAATTCTTGATCGCACTTTAAATGGCCCGATTACGACTCAGGTGCCAGCATCATTTTTGCAAACACATCCGCGTGTGATTGTGCTGACAGATTGCGATGTAGATTATAAACGCTCGCATTCCTAA
- the leuD gene encoding 3-isopropylmalate dehydratase small subunit, producing the protein MKAFTQLNGLVCPLDRANVDTDAIIPKQFLKSIKRSGFGPNLFDEWRYLDHGEPGMDNSQRKPNPDFVLNFPRYRGAEVLLARDNFGCGSSREHAPWAIGDYGFRVVIAPSFADIFFNNCYKNGLLPIVLDAASVELLFAESEANEGYCLSVDLPAQTVTTPSGKVFSFDITGHRKHCLLNGLDEIGLTLHHAAEIKAFEAQRKIEQPWLFS; encoded by the coding sequence ATGAAAGCATTTACTCAATTAAACGGCTTGGTATGCCCATTGGATCGCGCCAATGTGGATACCGATGCCATTATTCCTAAGCAGTTTTTAAAATCGATTAAGCGCTCAGGTTTTGGCCCAAATCTGTTTGATGAATGGCGCTACCTAGATCATGGCGAGCCGGGCATGGATAACAGTCAGCGCAAGCCTAATCCTGATTTTGTGCTGAATTTCCCGCGCTATCGGGGGGCTGAAGTACTCTTGGCCAGAGACAATTTTGGCTGCGGCTCCAGCCGTGAACACGCGCCGTGGGCAATTGGTGATTACGGCTTTCGCGTGGTAATTGCGCCCAGTTTTGCAGATATCTTTTTTAATAATTGTTATAAAAATGGCTTATTGCCCATTGTGCTGGATGCGGCAAGCGTGGAGCTGCTGTTTGCGGAAAGCGAGGCTAATGAAGGCTATTGCCTGAGTGTGGATTTGCCTGCGCAAACAGTAACAACGCCTTCTGGTAAGGTATTTAGTTTTGATATCACAGGGCATCGCAAGCATTGTTTATTAAATGGTCTGGATGAAATTGGTTTGACTTTACATCACGCAGCAGAAATTAAAGCTTTTGAAGCACAGCGAAAAATCGAACAACCCTGGTTATTTTCCTGA
- a CDS encoding entericidin A/B family lipoprotein has translation MKKIATLTLMFLMLGLPACNTVSGMGKDIKKGGEAIEKAANK, from the coding sequence ATGAAAAAAATTGCAACGCTGACGTTGATGTTTTTGATGCTGGGGCTTCCGGCATGCAATACCGTATCGGGCATGGGCAAAGATATTAAAAAGGGTGGCGAAGCCATCGAAAAGGCGGCCAATAAATGA
- the leuC gene encoding 3-isopropylmalate dehydratase large subunit, with the protein MAQTLYDKLWHSHVVRTEDDGTCLIYIDRHLVHEVTSPQAFEGLKLAGRALWRKSSVVSTADHNTPTNDWDKGIQDPISRLQVETLDANIKEFGALAYYPFKDQKQGIVHVVGPENGATLPGMTVVCGDSHTSTHGAFAALAHGIGTSEVEHVMATQTLVAKKSKAMLIRVDGVLGRGVTAKDVALAIIGKVGTAGGTGYAIEFGGEAIRSLSVEGRMTLCNMAIEAGARAGMVAVDEKTIDYLKDRPYSPNVAQWDAAVAHWKTLVSDDGAVFDALVTLDAAEIEPQLTWGTSPEQVLGISGSVPDPASEADLVKRGSYERALQYMGLTANTPLTDIQIDKVFIGSCTNSRIEDLRAAAGIAKGKTKAANVKLVLVVPGSGLVKAQAEAEGLDKIFVAAGFEWREPGCSMCLAMNADRLEPGERCASTSNRNFEGRQGQGGRTHLLSPEMAAAAAIAGHFVDVRQFA; encoded by the coding sequence ATGGCCCAGACACTTTATGACAAACTTTGGCACTCCCACGTTGTTCGTACCGAGGACGATGGCACCTGCCTGATTTATATTGATCGTCACCTGGTGCATGAAGTCACCAGTCCGCAAGCTTTTGAAGGCCTGAAGCTGGCGGGCAGAGCGTTATGGCGCAAATCTTCTGTTGTTTCAACTGCCGACCATAATACGCCAACTAATGATTGGGATAAGGGAATTCAAGACCCTATCTCACGCCTGCAGGTTGAAACGCTGGATGCCAATATCAAAGAGTTTGGGGCACTGGCTTATTATCCTTTTAAAGATCAAAAGCAAGGCATTGTGCACGTAGTTGGCCCGGAAAACGGCGCAACTTTGCCAGGTATGACGGTTGTCTGTGGCGACAGCCACACTTCAACACACGGCGCATTTGCTGCGCTGGCTCATGGAATTGGTACATCGGAAGTCGAACATGTGATGGCTACGCAAACGCTGGTTGCCAAAAAATCCAAAGCGATGCTGATTCGTGTGGATGGCGTTTTGGGTCGAGGGGTGACGGCTAAAGACGTAGCACTGGCGATTATTGGTAAAGTAGGCACGGCAGGCGGCACGGGCTATGCGATTGAGTTTGGTGGTGAAGCAATTCGTTCTTTGTCGGTGGAAGGACGTATGACGCTGTGTAATATGGCGATTGAAGCGGGGGCCCGCGCAGGTATGGTGGCCGTAGATGAAAAAACCATTGATTACCTGAAAGATCGCCCGTATTCACCCAATGTGGCTCAATGGGATGCTGCAGTAGCTCACTGGAAAACACTGGTCTCCGATGACGGCGCGGTATTTGATGCGCTGGTAACACTGGATGCCGCAGAAATCGAGCCTCAGCTCACCTGGGGTACTTCACCAGAGCAGGTATTGGGTATTTCTGGCTCGGTGCCAGACCCAGCCTCCGAGGCGGATTTAGTTAAGCGTGGTAGCTATGAGCGGGCTTTGCAATATATGGGCTTAACCGCGAATACCCCGTTGACCGATATCCAGATTGATAAAGTATTTATCGGCTCCTGTACTAACTCTCGTATTGAAGATTTGCGCGCCGCCGCTGGCATTGCCAAGGGTAAAACCAAGGCTGCTAATGTGAAGCTGGTGCTGGTGGTGCCAGGCTCTGGCCTTGTTAAAGCACAGGCGGAAGCTGAAGGCTTAGATAAGATTTTTGTTGCTGCAGGTTTTGAGTGGCGCGAGCCGGGCTGCTCTATGTGTCTGGCAATGAATGCGGATCGCTTAGAGCCGGGTGAGCGCTGTGCTTCAACCAGTAACCGAAATTTTGAAGGCCGCCAGGGCCAGGGCGGACGCACGCATTTACTTAGCCCGGAAATGGCAGCTGCTGCGGCAATTGCCGGCCACTTTGTTGATGTGCGCCAGTTCGCTTAA
- a CDS encoding ribonuclease domain-containing protein yields MHRSFLALMLLASGWVQAASCQSVAEGLNRQLHPGTSTSELTEILSSLNQQARLPAKFVTKREAQAAGWRPGSSLWQSMPGKSIGGDRFSNRENRLPRGQYQEADLDYQGGKRGAKRIVFSKGGSRFITVDHYQTFTEVAACQ; encoded by the coding sequence ATGCACCGATCATTCCTCGCCCTGATGCTTCTTGCAAGCGGATGGGTTCAAGCCGCATCCTGCCAAAGTGTGGCAGAAGGATTAAACCGTCAGCTACACCCCGGCACCAGTACAAGCGAGCTGACAGAAATACTTTCCAGCCTCAATCAACAAGCTCGCCTGCCTGCCAAATTTGTCACCAAGCGCGAAGCTCAGGCTGCAGGATGGCGCCCTGGCAGTAGTCTCTGGCAAAGCATGCCTGGCAAATCCATTGGTGGCGATCGCTTTAGCAACCGTGAAAACCGTCTGCCCCGGGGCCAGTACCAGGAGGCAGATCTAGACTACCAGGGTGGAAAACGCGGGGCAAAACGAATTGTCTTTAGCAAAGGTGGCTCACGTTTTATCACCGTTGATCATTATCAGACTTTCACCGAGGTGGCAGCATGTCAATAA
- a CDS encoding barstar family protein, with translation MSISQHAVLRHIHKLSDVYQQLTEQLDFSSDFINNLDALYDELSANLEGPIQITWENAREAQAKLGKKDYASLLAVFNDAISERDDLSLILKP, from the coding sequence ATGTCAATAAGCCAGCACGCCGTACTCCGGCATATCCACAAGCTTAGTGATGTCTATCAGCAACTGACAGAACAGCTGGATTTTTCCAGCGATTTTATTAACAACCTTGATGCACTTTATGACGAATTGAGCGCCAATCTGGAAGGCCCCATCCAGATCACATGGGAAAACGCCAGGGAAGCGCAGGCCAAGCTGGGCAAGAAAGACTATGCATCCTTACTTGCTGTATTTAATGATGCCATCTCAGAGCGTGATGATTTAAGCCTTATCCTTAAGCCCTGA
- a CDS encoding translocation/assembly module TamB domain-containing protein — protein sequence MQNHLQPAAADPQAVKPVPRYSRLRRLIGGLLFLLVFPIFLLTIALAFFDSHTGRDWLVKQVNQSGVAKLRAIDGTLWSDFSLHGLVVNTADVRIAVNKMSLAWSPYSLLARDLSLDELSIGHLEIEIKPGPPDKPPSPAPTSLTLPIGLHIDQARVRRLSIKNSPDIHDVRFKLASNGRFHQITLDQLQVKLPEVDMGLKGQLALVGVQPFVTSGQLALSGKVEGQPLQSQIKLDGELRKLQLKGDVKSNQLNAMINARLDLFAPYTYQLLSEGQIKLQQLNPAALMKGLPKALIDVSLSIVPLGENAASGSLDIRNAMPLTVDQGGLPFTQISSQLGYLKETVTLKTMSLDLLGQGQIKGTGQLDKGQLKLQLDLAKIDPAKLFSQQPPASLGGIITLKGPWLAPDVLAKLTDAQRNVSLDLDMGWLNPKHERRIALREARLSRANSSVSLQGEFGLLDAKGVAKNDFKLAGEFAGLNPAEFVASPKGSLTGQFKLAGALQPALKASVDYSLGDSRFNGEVLSGKGQLNIEESRISNAGLWLALGGNRIDANGALGLAGDILKLKISLPQLQQIGPGFAGKISGDAQLKGAMLSPQIATQLTVAGLQTPLGVSVNQAILEAELQPDLKGPLHIRADINDAKAAGVQIQSLNFKADGSRAKHSASLQLKGQQDERLIDVSSRFEGGLSEQWIWRGSVQGLQVNQPVALNLAAPLALEAGANLVRVGDARLLMGDTRVHIERLNWQDGNLDTAGELEQVSVGQWLTLLGQKEVSGNLMLGGRWAFKSAGHLDGRLDIHRQSGDLRYVTHSTAPQRFDLQDFKLQVLARQSALSFSGNLGSGRFGQMQASGTTLLDAVNWRLAERAPLDVLVKGEVPKLSMFGPLLAPDLTLAGSGRFEVRHSGLPKDNNWTGFIYGDGVSVRDAATGLALQEGKVKVTLDKQQINVQQFQFKGGQGTLDAKGTFDLGGATPSATAQVTASKLTLISKADMLVVMSGQGNITLRDKALSVSGQLKADEGDIRFQSRDVPKLSDDVVIKGRAKPPVDIGPQLSLQMDIDLGKNFRFRGYGLDARLVGLLRLRAQANQAPTAHGVVQVAENEGNARSTYSAYGQKLDIERGVLAFQGPIDNPGLDVLAMRRGQQVEAGVQVTGTALRPKVLLYSEPSVPDSEKLSWLLFGHGSDSMEKSDSALMLQVANALLTSEDSGSGFSEGLLDKLGLDDVGFSSQKEKDGTSTQVVSVGKQLSKNIRVSLEKSVNGLRDAVKFTWQLTKGWSLVSRIGTDEMTGDAYYTFSFD from the coding sequence ATGCAGAATCATCTTCAACCTGCTGCGGCAGATCCTCAGGCTGTAAAGCCTGTTCCTCGTTATTCCCGCTTGCGCCGCCTGATCGGTGGCTTACTGTTTTTGCTGGTATTCCCCATTTTTTTGCTGACTATTGCGCTGGCTTTTTTTGACTCGCATACGGGTCGTGACTGGCTTGTAAAACAAGTCAATCAAAGTGGGGTAGCCAAGCTGCGGGCGATTGATGGCACTTTATGGTCTGATTTCTCCCTGCATGGCCTTGTGGTCAACACCGCCGATGTCCGGATTGCCGTGAATAAAATGAGCCTTGCATGGAGTCCGTACAGCCTTCTGGCGCGGGATTTATCGCTTGATGAATTAAGTATCGGGCATTTAGAAATTGAGATTAAGCCAGGTCCTCCTGATAAACCACCCTCACCTGCGCCAACAAGCCTTACATTGCCAATCGGCCTGCATATTGATCAGGCACGGGTGCGTCGTTTGAGCATAAAAAATTCACCTGATATTCATGATGTTCGTTTCAAACTGGCAAGTAATGGCCGTTTTCATCAAATAACTTTAGATCAGCTGCAGGTAAAACTGCCTGAGGTTGATATGGGTTTAAAGGGGCAGCTGGCACTTGTAGGAGTACAGCCCTTTGTTACATCGGGTCAGCTAGCTTTGTCGGGCAAGGTTGAGGGCCAGCCTTTGCAATCGCAAATCAAGCTCGATGGCGAGCTGCGCAAATTGCAGCTAAAAGGCGATGTTAAAAGCAATCAGCTTAATGCAATGATTAATGCCCGCCTGGATCTGTTTGCACCCTACACCTATCAGTTATTGAGCGAAGGTCAGATTAAGCTGCAACAGCTGAATCCTGCCGCGCTGATGAAAGGTTTACCCAAGGCACTGATTGATGTGTCCTTATCGATTGTACCTCTTGGTGAAAATGCAGCCAGCGGCTCACTGGATATTCGCAATGCAATGCCTCTGACTGTGGATCAGGGAGGCTTACCGTTTACGCAAATCAGCAGCCAGCTTGGGTACTTAAAGGAAACCGTGACATTAAAAACAATGTCGCTGGATTTGCTGGGGCAGGGGCAGATAAAAGGGACAGGGCAACTGGATAAGGGGCAGCTTAAACTGCAGCTGGATCTGGCTAAAATTGATCCTGCAAAATTGTTTTCGCAGCAGCCACCCGCTTCTCTGGGCGGGATAATTACGCTGAAAGGCCCGTGGTTAGCTCCTGATGTTCTGGCTAAGCTGACTGATGCTCAGCGTAATGTGTCGCTGGACCTGGATATGGGCTGGTTAAATCCTAAACATGAGCGGCGCATTGCCTTGCGTGAAGCCCGCTTATCTCGGGCAAACAGCAGCGTGTCTTTGCAAGGCGAGTTTGGCCTGCTTGACGCAAAGGGTGTCGCTAAAAATGATTTTAAACTGGCAGGGGAATTTGCAGGGCTAAATCCTGCCGAATTTGTGGCAAGCCCGAAAGGATCTCTCACAGGGCAATTTAAATTGGCGGGGGCTTTGCAGCCTGCATTAAAAGCCAGTGTGGATTACAGCCTGGGCGACAGTCGTTTCAATGGTGAAGTACTCAGTGGCAAGGGGCAGCTTAATATAGAGGAATCACGTATTTCTAATGCGGGTCTGTGGCTTGCCCTGGGCGGAAATCGTATTGATGCCAATGGGGCTTTGGGCCTTGCGGGTGATATTTTGAAACTTAAAATCAGCTTGCCCCAGCTGCAACAGATTGGCCCTGGTTTTGCAGGAAAAATTAGCGGCGATGCACAATTGAAAGGGGCAATGCTTAGCCCGCAAATTGCAACGCAGCTGACTGTGGCAGGTTTGCAAACACCATTGGGTGTATCGGTGAATCAAGCTATTTTAGAGGCAGAATTGCAACCTGATTTAAAAGGCCCGCTGCATATTCGTGCTGATATTAATGATGCAAAAGCAGCAGGGGTACAGATCCAGAGCCTCAATTTTAAAGCCGATGGCAGCCGGGCCAAGCATAGCGCCAGTTTGCAGCTTAAGGGCCAGCAGGATGAGCGTTTGATTGACGTAAGCTCGCGTTTTGAAGGGGGTTTAAGCGAGCAGTGGATCTGGCGGGGCAGCGTGCAGGGCCTGCAGGTAAATCAGCCTGTTGCTTTGAATCTGGCCGCGCCGCTGGCGCTGGAAGCCGGGGCGAATTTGGTTCGGGTGGGAGATGCGCGTCTTTTAATGGGTGACACGCGGGTGCATATTGAAAGGTTGAACTGGCAGGATGGTAACCTGGATACCGCTGGCGAGCTGGAACAGGTTTCAGTTGGGCAATGGCTTACTTTGCTAGGGCAAAAAGAAGTTAGTGGTAATTTAATGCTGGGTGGCCGCTGGGCGTTCAAATCAGCAGGACACCTGGACGGACGGCTGGACATTCATCGGCAATCGGGTGATTTAAGGTATGTCACGCACAGTACTGCGCCGCAGAGGTTTGATTTGCAGGATTTCAAACTGCAAGTACTGGCCAGGCAATCTGCATTGAGTTTTAGCGGTAATCTGGGCTCTGGCCGGTTTGGCCAGATGCAGGCCAGCGGTACCACTTTGCTTGATGCCGTGAACTGGCGCCTGGCAGAGCGTGCGCCGCTGGATGTGCTGGTCAAGGGGGAAGTCCCCAAGCTATCCATGTTTGGCCCGTTGCTGGCCCCTGATTTAACGCTGGCTGGTAGCGGACGCTTTGAGGTTCGCCACTCGGGCTTACCTAAAGACAATAACTGGACCGGCTTTATCTATGGTGATGGTGTGTCGGTGCGGGATGCGGCTACGGGTCTGGCTTTACAAGAGGGCAAAGTGAAAGTCACGCTGGATAAGCAGCAAATTAATGTGCAGCAATTTCAGTTTAAAGGAGGGCAGGGTACTCTGGATGCAAAGGGTACTTTTGATTTAGGGGGGGCTACTCCAAGTGCTACGGCGCAGGTAACTGCCAGTAAGCTGACTTTGATCAGCAAGGCAGATATGCTAGTGGTGATGTCGGGTCAGGGTAATATCACGCTCAGGGATAAAGCTCTGAGTGTGAGCGGGCAGCTGAAAGCAGATGAAGGGGATATTCGTTTTCAATCCAGGGATGTGCCAAAACTCTCCGATGATGTCGTGATCAAGGGGCGTGCCAAACCACCGGTTGATATAGGGCCACAGTTATCTTTACAGATGGATATTGATCTGGGTAAAAACTTCCGCTTTCGCGGCTATGGCCTGGATGCCCGTCTGGTGGGGTTGCTGCGTTTACGTGCACAGGCCAATCAGGCACCCACTGCCCACGGTGTGGTGCAGGTTGCTGAAAATGAAGGGAATGCCCGCAGTACTTACAGTGCTTATGGGCAGAAGCTGGATATTGAGCGGGGCGTGCTGGCGTTTCAGGGGCCGATCGATAACCCGGGGCTGGATGTGCTGGCTATGCGCCGCGGGCAGCAGGTGGAAGCAGGGGTGCAGGTAACGGGTACGGCTTTACGGCCCAAAGTGCTGCTTTATTCTGAGCCTAGTGTGCCGGATAGTGAAAAGCTTAGCTGGCTCTTGTTTGGTCATGGCTCGGACAGTATGGAAAAATCCGATAGCGCCCTGATGCTGCAGGTTGCCAATGCACTGCTTACGTCAGAAGACAGTGGTAGTGGCTTTAGCGAGGGTCTTCTGGATAAATTAGGTCTGGATGATGTGGGTTTTAGCAGTCAAAAAGAAAAAGACGGCACCTCCACCCAGGTCGTTTCGGTGGGTAAGCAGCTAAGCAAAAATATCCGGGTCTCTCTTGAGAAAAGCGTCAATGGTTTGCGCGACGCGGTGAAGTTTACCTGGCAGCTTACTAAAGGCTGGTCTCTGGTTTCACGAATTGGCACAGATGAAATGACCGGGGATGCCTATTACACTTTCTCTTTTGATTGA
- a CDS encoding autotransporter assembly complex protein TamA — translation MLVLVLPVLVRAEEPPATETEQSVYFPYVLNIEAPDELQGLLEKHLDLSRLKTEKRMTREQLTRMIDNASEAVAGLLATEGYFSPTVKTKLDESVVPAIVSLEVDAGKPTLVRSVDVNYLGDIIPDEVRMKRLEERQEQTWPLPKGSVFRQSAWDSGKRGAVSLLLNRRYPAAKLVRTEANVDPEAHAVDLVVDVESGPAYFYGPVSITGLSRYPEKLVRNNVKFAEGAEYRRNDLLELQTYLQNLPHFSLVLVDVDLPAKPPFIAPVKVTLQEAPMSKISTGLGFSSNTGARGSFDYRYLNLMDRGWVLDSGLSLEQKEQSFNTGITFPRFASGYEHRVYGSFVREDIQGLTTSTWKTGVSRSSTEKNIDRLIAIEYQMERRELNDGSISDPQSLTAKYQWVRRDVDRIRNPRSGNVITLEGGGALKGLLSDESFVRLYGRGVQFWPVGEKSVVVGRLELGDTFTKESFNVPTDWLFRTGGSSSVRGYDYQSLGLSLGGSVIPGRVMAVSSIEFQTPVYKDWLGAVFVDHGGVGDQWKDWRGSTGAGLGTRWVSPVGVIGLDVARGVEAKQFRVHFSMGVTF, via the coding sequence TTGTTGGTTTTGGTCCTTCCTGTATTGGTTAGGGCTGAAGAGCCGCCTGCTACAGAAACTGAGCAGAGTGTCTATTTTCCTTATGTATTAAACATTGAAGCGCCTGATGAATTGCAGGGCCTTTTAGAAAAACATCTGGATCTGTCCCGCTTAAAAACAGAAAAAAGGATGACCAGAGAGCAGCTTACCCGCATGATTGATAATGCATCGGAAGCGGTTGCCGGCCTGCTTGCTACCGAAGGATATTTTTCGCCCACGGTTAAAACCAAACTGGATGAATCTGTCGTGCCTGCCATTGTCTCCCTGGAGGTTGACGCAGGTAAGCCAACTTTAGTGCGCAGCGTGGATGTGAATTATCTCGGTGATATTATTCCTGACGAGGTACGCATGAAGCGTTTGGAAGAGCGTCAGGAGCAAACCTGGCCTTTACCCAAAGGCAGTGTATTTCGTCAAAGCGCCTGGGATAGCGGCAAGCGTGGTGCAGTTAGTCTTTTACTTAATCGCCGTTATCCTGCTGCTAAATTAGTGCGCACCGAGGCTAATGTTGACCCCGAGGCGCATGCGGTTGATTTGGTCGTTGATGTGGAGAGCGGCCCAGCTTACTTTTATGGACCGGTCAGTATCACGGGATTATCACGTTATCCGGAGAAACTGGTTCGTAATAATGTTAAGTTTGCAGAAGGGGCAGAGTATCGTCGTAATGATTTATTGGAATTACAGACCTATTTGCAAAATTTACCGCATTTTTCCCTGGTATTGGTTGATGTTGATTTACCGGCAAAGCCGCCATTTATTGCACCGGTAAAAGTCACATTGCAAGAAGCGCCCATGAGTAAAATCAGTACGGGCCTGGGCTTTAGCAGTAATACCGGTGCGCGGGGCTCGTTTGATTATCGCTACCTAAATTTAATGGATCGTGGTTGGGTGCTAGACAGTGGTTTGAGTCTTGAGCAAAAAGAGCAGTCATTTAATACCGGCATTACTTTCCCGCGTTTTGCTTCCGGTTACGAGCACCGGGTTTATGGCAGCTTTGTGCGTGAAGACATTCAGGGGCTGACGACCAGCACCTGGAAAACGGGTGTATCCCGTAGTAGTACAGAAAAAAATATTGATCGATTAATCGCTATTGAATATCAGATGGAACGCCGCGAGTTAAATGATGGCTCTATTTCCGATCCTCAGTCTTTAACTGCAAAATACCAGTGGGTCCGGCGTGATGTGGACCGTATCCGAAACCCCCGCTCGGGAAATGTCATTACCCTGGAAGGGGGGGGAGCGCTTAAAGGGTTGTTGTCCGATGAAAGCTTTGTTCGCCTTTACGGAAGAGGTGTGCAGTTCTGGCCTGTTGGTGAAAAAAGTGTCGTGGTTGGCCGCTTAGAGCTGGGAGATACCTTCACTAAAGAATCTTTTAACGTGCCAACTGACTGGCTGTTCCGGACCGGTGGCTCATCTTCTGTCCGGGGGTACGATTATCAAAGCCTGGGTTTGTCGCTAGGGGGCTCGGTTATTCCAGGTCGTGTTATGGCGGTGAGCTCCATAGAGTTTCAGACGCCCGTTTATAAAGACTGGCTGGGAGCGGTGTTTGTTGATCATGGCGGGGTGGGGGATCAGTGGAAAGACTGGCGTGGCTCGACCGGTGCCGGGCTGGGTACACGTTGGGTGAGTCCTGTCGGGGTGATTGGTCTGGATGTGGCAAGAGGCGTGGAAGCAAAACAGTTTCGTGTTCACTTCTCTATGGGAGTGACATTTTAA
- a CDS encoding chalcone isomerase family protein — MKKLLIGASFVLAAQSSMALEVAGVNLADRAELASQSLALNGAGVRKKVFFDVYLAALYVPVKTQNASAVVNSSVPRRMELRMLREVSAPAMHEGFVEGLKANQSEAALAALAPKITELEQVFKQVKTAAKGDVIVLDFMPGQGTRVTVRGKTFATIAGDDFAAAMLSIWLGKAPVNDSLKAALLGK, encoded by the coding sequence ATGAAAAAATTACTGATTGGAGCTTCCTTTGTGCTGGCGGCACAAAGCAGCATGGCTCTGGAAGTGGCAGGGGTAAATCTGGCTGATCGTGCCGAGCTGGCCAGCCAGTCGCTGGCATTAAATGGTGCGGGAGTACGCAAAAAAGTATTTTTTGATGTTTATCTGGCGGCCTTATATGTGCCGGTTAAAACACAAAATGCAAGTGCGGTTGTTAATTCGTCGGTGCCGCGCCGCATGGAACTACGCATGCTGCGTGAAGTTTCTGCACCTGCGATGCATGAAGGTTTTGTTGAGGGCTTGAAGGCGAATCAGAGCGAGGCGGCACTGGCGGCGCTGGCACCAAAAATTACTGAGCTGGAACAAGTATTCAAACAAGTTAAAACAGCAGCAAAAGGGGACGTGATTGTGCTCGACTTTATGCCCGGCCAGGGGACACGGGTTACTGTGCGCGGTAAAACATTTGCCACGATTGCCGGCGATGATTTTGCGGCAGCAATGTTGTCGATCTGGCTGGGTAAAGCGCCGGTTAATGATTCATTAAAGGCTGCTTTACTAGGTAAGTGA